The following are encoded together in the Humulus lupulus chromosome 5, drHumLupu1.1, whole genome shotgun sequence genome:
- the LOC133779710 gene encoding uncharacterized protein LOC133779710 translates to MPGTSLANIKQGEGGSLESYIHRFNMEAAKVGSLTKGELKTEITAGVHPNSKIWDNMLKREVNGLDDFYESAQKYIHVKNGHENLKAGKSESHVKPSAYEGSNGAKKKMAYKGPRDYHQRKPKRRGDPRQMSYTFYTIMSDTREHIYLMNEGQIPFMRPPPMRKYRSQRDPSKYCHYRKDIGHTTTERIHLKVQIEELIRKGHLGRYVRRENQRLEEASASPRARERALEVQGEVRMIFRGP, encoded by the coding sequence ATGCcgggcactagcctcgctaacataaagcaaggtgaaggaggaAGCCTggagagctatatccataggttcaacatggaggcggctaaaGTGGGAAGTCTGACCAAGGGAGAACTCAAGACGGAAATCACGGCTGGAGTGCACCCAAACAGTAAgatttgggataatatgctcaaaagggaggtgAACGGCTTAGACGACTTCTACGAAAGCGCACAAAAATACATTCATGTCAAGAatggccatgagaacctaaaGGCAGGGAAAAGTGAATCCCACGTCAAGCCCTCAGCCTATGAAGGTTCAAATGGCGCGAAAAAGAAGATGGCGTACAAGGGGCCGAGAGATTACCACCAGAGAAAGCCCAAACGCAGAGGCGACCCTAGACAAATGtcttacaccttctatacaaTCATGTCAGACACCAGAGAACATATCTACCTCATGAATGAAGGCCAAATTCCCTTCATGAGGCCCCCACCGATGAGAAAATATCGATCCCAAAGGGACCCTAGCAAATACTGTCACTACCGCAAGGACATTGGCCATACTACAACAGAGCGTATCCATTTGAAAGTAcaaattgaggagctcatacgCAAGGGGCACCTGGGTAgatatgtcagaagggaaaaTCAAAGACTGGAGGAGGCGTCGGCATCACCTCGTGCCCGAGAAAGAGCCTTGGAAGTACAAGGAGAAGTGAGAATGATCTTTCGAGGCCCATGA